The bacterium genome has a segment encoding these proteins:
- the dxr gene encoding 1-deoxy-D-xylulose-5-phosphate reductoisomerase, with protein MPEPVGLVLLGATGSIGTQVVELVERHPDRFRVLGLSAGGRVAELGRLVERLERAGAASAPVVAVAGEAAHRLAGDDPLLGRRLAPPGGEGLQVLATLPDAHCVVNGLVGAVGLEPTLAAARAGRRIALANKESLVVGGPLVREAAEAGGAEIVPVDSEHSALAQCLVGREAAEIEKLILTASGGPFRDMSLDDMARVTRDQVLNHPTWAMGPKITVDSATLMNKGLEVIEAHVLFGLPYPRLDVLVHPGSIVHSLAVFRDGAVMAQLGAPDMRVPLLYALAGERHLDLETARIDLAGLGRLDFATPDLARFPCLGLAREAGEAGGSATITLNAANEEAVAALLDDRLAYADIASVIEGALAALPAGPVADLESVLAADRAARRVAVRLIADLFGD; from the coding sequence TTGCCCGAACCCGTGGGTCTCGTGCTGCTCGGCGCCACCGGTTCCATCGGCACCCAGGTCGTCGAACTGGTGGAACGTCACCCCGACAGGTTCCGGGTGCTCGGTCTGTCGGCCGGCGGACGCGTGGCGGAACTGGGCCGCCTGGTGGAGAGGCTGGAGCGTGCGGGCGCTGCGTCCGCACCGGTCGTGGCGGTCGCCGGCGAGGCGGCCCACCGTCTGGCCGGCGACGATCCGCTTCTGGGCCGACGCTTGGCGCCGCCCGGCGGGGAGGGGTTGCAGGTCCTCGCCACGTTGCCCGACGCGCATTGCGTGGTGAACGGCCTGGTGGGCGCGGTGGGGCTCGAACCGACCCTGGCGGCGGCGCGCGCGGGCCGTCGCATCGCCCTGGCCAACAAGGAATCCCTGGTGGTCGGCGGGCCGCTGGTTCGCGAGGCCGCGGAGGCGGGCGGGGCGGAGATCGTCCCGGTCGACTCGGAGCATTCGGCCCTGGCCCAGTGCCTGGTCGGCCGCGAGGCCGCGGAGATCGAGAAACTGATCCTCACCGCCTCGGGCGGCCCGTTCCGCGACATGTCCCTCGACGACATGGCGCGCGTGACGCGCGACCAGGTCCTGAATCATCCGACCTGGGCCATGGGTCCCAAGATCACGGTGGATTCGGCCACCCTGATGAACAAGGGGCTGGAGGTCATCGAGGCGCACGTGCTCTTCGGTCTGCCTTATCCGCGTCTCGATGTCTTGGTTCATCCCGGTTCCATCGTCCATTCGCTTGCGGTCTTCCGGGATGGGGCGGTCATGGCCCAGCTGGGTGCGCCGGACATGCGCGTGCCCCTGCTCTACGCCCTGGCCGGCGAGCGGCACCTCGATCTCGAGACCGCTCGCATCGACCTGGCGGGACTGGGGCGCTTGGATTTCGCCACCCCGGACCTGGCGCGCTTCCCGTGTCTCGGACTGGCACGCGAGGCGGGGGAAGCGGGGGGCAGCGCGACCATCACGCTCAACGCCGCCAATGAGGAAGCCGTGGCGGCCCTGCTGGACGATCGGCTCGCCTATGCCGATATTGCCAGCGTGATCGAGGGCGCCCTGGCAGCCTTGCCGGCGGGTCCCGTCGCCGATCTCGAGAGCGTGCTCGCCGCGGACCGGGCGGCCCGGCGCGTGGCGGTCCGGCTGATCGCCGATCTCTTCGGCGATTGA
- the rseP gene encoding RIP metalloprotease RseP, producing the protein MISTVVAFVLTLGIVIIIHELGHFSVCKWTGIYVKTFSIGFGPKILHKRYGETEYALSVVPFGGYVKMAGEGVLEEIQDTGTGEGHQYPIGTAEGDRAAALRDDPIPPERHFRSRPAWQRLAVVMAGPVANLLLAFLIYTSIVWTSGMLVIPVTTIGGVEEGSPAAAAGLQLGDRILTVAGRDVEIWSDVTLGLTAVGTPDAPDPRSVPFTVERAGRVLELSLTPRREENGWYLGLEPMDNIVGLVQKGGPAERIGLRSGDRILALDGQEVHSFGAIARVINGKAGETVEVRWERDGRIQEASVVPEPAEILPDSTIGRIFFDRLYRSRSVSFAEGLRIGYRATTGTILSTVNVLGNFFLGRLGLDAVGGPIRIGQVAGEMLRWSFGHLMQFIAFFSVNLFLLNLLPIPVLDGGHAVFILLEMVFRRQVHERVQAIATQVGLIMLLLFMTFVIVVDVLKVIPGH; encoded by the coding sequence GTGATATCGACTGTCGTCGCCTTCGTGCTGACCCTGGGCATCGTGATCATCATCCACGAGCTGGGACATTTCTCCGTCTGCAAGTGGACCGGCATCTACGTCAAGACCTTCTCCATCGGCTTCGGACCCAAGATCCTGCACAAGCGTTACGGCGAGACCGAATACGCCCTGTCGGTGGTCCCCTTCGGCGGCTACGTGAAGATGGCCGGCGAGGGGGTGCTCGAGGAGATACAGGACACGGGCACGGGCGAGGGCCACCAGTACCCCATCGGCACCGCCGAGGGCGACCGGGCCGCCGCCCTGCGCGACGATCCCATCCCGCCCGAAAGGCATTTCCGCAGCCGTCCGGCCTGGCAACGTCTGGCCGTCGTGATGGCCGGTCCCGTGGCCAACCTGCTGCTGGCCTTCCTGATCTACACGTCCATAGTCTGGACCTCCGGCATGCTGGTCATACCGGTCACCACGATCGGCGGCGTGGAGGAGGGGTCTCCCGCCGCCGCCGCCGGCCTGCAGCTCGGCGACAGGATCCTCACCGTCGCGGGCCGGGACGTCGAGATCTGGAGCGACGTGACCCTGGGCCTGACCGCTGTCGGGACGCCGGACGCTCCCGATCCCCGCAGCGTCCCGTTCACGGTCGAGCGCGCGGGCCGCGTCCTGGAACTCAGCCTCACGCCCCGCCGCGAGGAGAACGGCTGGTACCTCGGCCTCGAACCCATGGACAACATCGTCGGGCTCGTGCAGAAGGGCGGGCCGGCCGAGCGGATCGGCTTGCGCAGCGGCGACCGCATCCTCGCGCTGGACGGGCAGGAAGTCCATTCCTTCGGCGCCATCGCCAGGGTGATCAACGGCAAGGCCGGCGAGACGGTCGAGGTGCGCTGGGAGCGCGACGGGCGGATACAGGAGGCGTCGGTCGTGCCGGAACCGGCCGAGATCCTGCCCGATTCGACCATCGGCCGCATCTTCTTCGACAGGCTCTACCGGTCGCGTTCCGTGAGCTTTGCCGAGGGGCTGCGCATCGGCTACCGGGCGACCACGGGCACCATCCTGTCGACCGTCAACGTGCTCGGCAACTTCTTCCTGGGGCGCCTGGGCCTGGATGCCGTGGGCGGCCCCATCCGCATCGGCCAGGTGGCCGGGGAGATGTTGCGCTGGAGCTTCGGCCACCTGATGCAGTTCATAGCCTTCTTCTCGGTGAATCTCTTCCTGCTGAATCTGCTGCCCATCCCCGTGCTCGACGGGGGCCACGCGGTCTTCATCCTGCTCGAGATGGTCTTCCGTCGCCAGGTGCACGAACGCGTGCAGGCCATCGCCACCCAGGTGGGCCTGATCATGCTGCTGCTGTTCATGACCTTCGTGATCGTCGTCGATGTGCTGAAGGTGATACCGGGCCATTGA